A single region of the Acanthopagrus latus isolate v.2019 chromosome 11, fAcaLat1.1, whole genome shotgun sequence genome encodes:
- the LOC119028958 gene encoding uncharacterized protein LOC119028958 gives MEDDHLEVTVDETNLETLFLEKEDDAAHQTVDQSPVLAGEADVPAQALPEPQSCPVTLIVRRGHCLTDLISAFKDPKIIASEVNIKMHLPNGELEQGEGSGILRDCLTEFWMDFYNSCTLGIEVKVPFIRHDFQCEEWQAVARVFVVGWKQAGYFPVKLAIPFLEEVLYGSTTSSFKDSLLLYVSQEERSVLLKALEDFNSVDTDELLDVLDVHECKQVPTKDTLLPVLAQIGHKVIVQAPMYVIKCWRPVVGSVAVATRSTASFHCTKKTTAKTVKGLLNFPEDMTAAQSTVSRYLKRYIGEIDCNHLQLFLRFCTGSDLLDKAILIEFIETTDFLCRPQSHTCGCVLKLPIGYYSYPDFRSEFNNILSSSMWVMDVV, from the coding sequence ATGGAGGATGACCACCTGGAAGTAACTGTGGATGAAACAAACCTTGAAACACTCTTTCTAGAAAAAGAGGATGATGCAGCTCATCAAACAGTGGATCAGTCGCCGGTGCTTGCAGGGGAGGCCGATGTTCCAGCCCAAGCACTTCCTGAACCACAATCTTGTCCTGTAACGCTGATTGTAAGAAGAGGTCACTGTCTCACTGACTTGATCAGTGCCTTCAAGGACCCAAAAATTATTGCATCTGAGGTCAACATCAAAATGCATCTACCAAATGGAGAGCTTGAACAGGGGGAAGGAAGTGGTATTTTGCGAGACTGCCTTACAGAATTTTGGATGGATTTCTATAACAGCTGCACACTGGGAATTGAGGTGAAAGTTCCCTTCATCAGGCATGACTTTCAGTGTGAAGAATGGCAGGCTGTAGCTAGAGTATTTGTAGTAGGGTGGAAACAGGCCGGTTACTTCCCAGTGAAACTTGCAATACCATTTCTGGAAGAGGTGCTGTATGGCTCGACAACCAGTAGTTTCAAGGATTCCCTTTTGCTGTACGTATCACAAGAAGAAAGATCTGTCCTTCTGAAGGCTTTGGAGGACTTTAATTCAGTGGACACGGATGAATTGCTGGATGTACTCGATGTACATGAATGCAAGCAAGTTCCTACCAAGGACACACTGCTCCCTGTTTTGGCACAGATTGGACACAAAGTAATCGTTCAGGCCCCAATGTATGTAATTAAGTGCTGGCGTCCTGTTGTGGGTTCTGTAGCTGTAGCCACAAGAAGCACTGCATCATTtcattgcacaaaaaaaacaactgcaaaaacaGTGAAGGGGCTTCTAAACTTTCCAGAGGACATGACAGCAGCCCAGTCAACAGTTTCTCGTTACCTGAAAAGGTACATTGGGGAAATTGATTGCAACCATCTTCAGCTTTTCCTGCGCTTCTGTACAGGATCTGACCTCTTGGATAAAGCCATACTAATTGAGTTCATAGAAACCACAGATTTCCTCTGCAGACCACAGTCCCACACATGTGGATGTGTGCTAAAGCTGCCCATTGGTTACTACAGCTATCCAGACTTTCGCAGCGAATTTAACAACATTCTCTCAAGCTCAATGTGGGTAATGGATGTGGTgtag